TCACTTTTACGACCTTGAGCATCCGTTACCCGGTACTCAGCAGACTCGCCTGCTCCTCCAGATCGAGCTGGAGATGTCGGGGTTTCTCGAACGCAACTTCGCAGCGCGAGTATGTCGAATGGATCGTCGGCATACGCAAATGGGCTCCAGGCGCATGGTGTCCGGACCCGCGGGGTAAGTCCCTTGGTGTGGTGGGGTTTCGGGGCTGAAGCCGACCAGGCTGGACCATGTCCGGTGTGTCATTAGGGCTTCGGGGTGGGCCATCGCGTAGTGGTCATTGAGTTACCGACCAAAGTGACTCAAGCAAAGGACACACCACGCGATGACCCAGGACCATTCTGCCCTGCTGGCCCAGCTCGATGCGCTCCGCTCCGCTGATGTCGGGGCGGTATTCGCCGAGTTGATCCGCGCCGGCCTGCAGGCGTTGATCGAGGCCGAGGCCACCGAGGCGATCGGCGCCGGCCGCTACCAACGCACCGATGGACGCAGCACTCACCGCAACGGGCATCGACCCAAGACGGTGTCGACCACCGCTGGCGACATCGAGATCCAGATCCCCAAGCTGCGGGCCGGCTCGTTCTTCCCGTCGCTGCTGGAACGGCGCCGCCGCATCGACAAAGCCCTGCACGCGGTGATCATGGAGGCCTACGTGCACGGCGTCTCCACCCGCAGCGTCGATGACCTCGTTACCGCGATGGGTGTCGGTTCGGGTGTCTCGAAGTCGGAGGTCTCGCGCATCTGCGCCGGCCTGGACCGCGAGATCGAAGCTTTCCGTACCCGCAGTCTGACCCACACGTCGTTTCCCTACGTGTTCTGTGACGCCACATTCTGCAAGGTGCGTGTCGGGGCGCATGTGGTCTCCCAAGCCCTGGTGGTGGCCACCGGGGTCTCCATCGAGGGCACCCGCGAGGTGCTGGGCACCGCCGTCGGTGACAGCGAATCCTTTGAGTTCTGGCGCGAGTTCCTCGCCTCGCTCAAAGCCCGCGGCCTGAGCGGCGTGCATCTGGTGATCTCCGATGCCCACGCCGGTCTCAAGGCTGCCGTGGTCCAGCAGTTCGCCGGATCGTCGTGGCAGCGGTGCCGGGTGCACTTCATGCGCAATCTGCACGGCGTGGTGGCCGCCAAACACGCCCCCGCGGTGACCGCGGCGGTCAAGACGATCTTCGCTCACACCGACCCCGCCGACGTTGCCGCCCAGTGGGACCAGGTCGCTGACACGCTGTCGTCGAGCTTTCCGAAAGTGGCGGCGATGATGGATGAGGCCAAGACCGACGTGCTGGCGTTCACCGCGTTCCCGCGCACCCATTGGCAGAAGATCTGGTCGAACAATCCGATCGAGCGGCTCAACAAGGAGATCAAACGCCGCGCCGATGTCGTGGAGATCTTCCCCAACCCCGCGGCGTTCCTGCGCCTGGCCACCGCTGTGGTCATCGAAGCCCACGACGAATGGCAGGTCACCCGCCGCTACCTGTCAGAGGTCTCCATGGCCGAACTGCGCAAAGTCATCGCCACCAAACAGCAAGCAGCCCAACCCGTCGCCGAACCACGTCAAATCGCCTAGCATTCACCACGACTCGTTGATCACCACGCGTGCACCCACGCCGATCCGAAGTCCACCACCCCAAGGGGCACTATCGACCCGCGTACCGGGGACCGCCTGGCGTTCAACACTTTTGTTCCGACGGTGCCGAGTAAACCAGGTTTCATCGACCGCTTGATTTCGTTCCAGATAGTCCGGTCAAGTTTCGCCGCAGTTGAATTGGCTGTGCGTCCGCCTGTGGCAGATGTCGTTTATTGAGTCGGATGTTCTGGTCGGTGCTCCGGACTTTATTAATCGCTCCCGAGAAGAGGTAGCCGCGCGTCGCGGTTTCAGCGTGACCGATGTGGCGGCGCGCTTCTGGCGCGGGGCAGTCGATCGGCAACCGCTGTGGGCCGGCGACGGTGCTCAGCTTCTGACTGAACCGAGAGGACCGTCAGTCCGCGACGTTAAGCCGTACGTCCAGGTACTCGTTCACAGACGGGTTTGCGATCACCTGCTTCTCGCCGTCGGCGGCCTTGCGTGTCCAGTGGTTCTTGGACCGTTCGACCACGACCGTGTGCAATGCATCGGTACCGAGCAACATGCGTCGTGTCGACAGGAGACGCCCGTGTTCGCGGGCCTCACTTCGGGTCGGGGGACGCATCGCGGAGCACGCCGGGCACAGCCACAGGTTGGCGTGCGGCTCACTGATACAGCGCTTACAGATATTGACGGCGCATGCGTCGCAGGCCACCGCTTTGTCGATACAGACGGCACACGTCGTTCCGCCGCAATAGTTACAGGACGCAAAGCTGGTGCCGAAATGGCCTTCTCGGTCGATTGCACCTGAATCGAACAGGTAACCGGTGCTGCCGTTCGCTCGGCGAGCCTCCGTCTGGCCGGCTGCAAGATTGCGTTCGTAGCGCCACTCGTGGCCGGTCTCCACGGTGACGAGTTGCTCGACGTGCGCTCCGATCTCCAGCTGAGACCAAGCGACGGTCGGCTGGAATGCCTGGCTGAGATTGATGCGCAGTCGATCCGGGAGCTTCTCGAGCTGAGGAACGCGGACACTCGTCGTTGGGTTCCATGCTATCTGCGCTTCACCCGAAAGGTCGGCACCACGGCGTGGTCTGTGGCTGATTGTGCCGACGGGTTCCACGGTCACGGAGGACTGCACCGCGTTGGTCACGGTGGAGAGGCGTACTTGCCGCGGGTCGGTGAAGACGGTGACCGTGTCCGCGTCCGGAAGTCCCAACCAGCGAGCCAACGCTGTTGCTGCCGGGGCACTCTCGGATCGGTTGACTGCGTACCAGGTGGTTTCACCGGCAACGCGGACACCGAGGGCCGTCATTGACGCGAGTTCGATGATTACTGCTTCCGCCGTCGGCGTGCCGTGACTTGCGGCATACGCCCGAACAGCCGGGACGGGCTCCCAGGCGTCGCGAACCCACTGTGGCGTCGTCGTTCCCGCCGACCATTCGGCGGTGGAGTCTTGGGCGATCGAATGTGCGATGGTCGTCCTGTGCAGGCCTTGCGAGGAGATGCCGATGTCGTGACCGAAGCGTTCCCAATAGAGGTCAAGGTTGACAGCCTGTGGCGTCGACATGCTCGCGAATTGACCTGCGAATCTCGGCGGAACGGTCGGCACCGGAGTAGGCAGTTGCCTCGGCGCCGGGAACTCCGATGCAACGACCGGGATCAGGTCACCGGCGGGTTCGTTGAATGATTGGGTTCCGGAACCAGACGCCTGCAACTGATCGACGGACCAAGCCGCACGGTACGAGCGGCCGGTGCTGACGATGAACCGTGAGCCGTCGACGGGCTGCTCGGGCTCGACGCCGCGAACCATGGGCGTCACTTGTGCTTCGAGGATGCCGCTCGCGGCCAACGCGAGTCGGTACGAAGCATCGATGTCGCTCCTGTCGAACACTTTCCAGACGGCCACCGAGTCGTTGCGGACGATCGCCTGTTCACAGGTATCGCCACGGTTGATGAGTACCACACTGGCATCCGCGTCGGATCCGATAAGGACTTCAGTGCCCGCCAACGCAAGAGACCTCGGAAGCGATGCAAGTTGGGAATCAGTTGCGGCGGCCAGGTGCGCGCACGCAGGGCACGTGTCCTCGACGCGGCAGTTCGCGCACACCGTTCGTTCGCACGACGGGCATCGCGTGACTTCGGGGTTACGCCCGCAGCCGGTGCAGGATTTGTCAGCGCACAGTACGCAGGCCGTGGGGGACACGGTATGGCCGGCTGCCAGACAGCGACGGCAGACCGAGGCGGAGCAACCTGGGCAGTCTGAGAGCGCCTGCTGCTCGAGCTCATCGCAGGACGGGCATGCCCAGGAATGGCACGAGCCGCAGAGCGCAGCGGTGCCGCCCGGGTAGAAGTGGCCATCACGGCAGACGCCGAAGTCGGTGTCCGGCAGACCCAATGGGCTCTGTGGCCTACCATCGAAGGTCCGGTACATGTGGACGGCGGTGCCATGCCCGCGCCAATTTTCCTTGACTTCCAGCCCGTTACGTAGCGACGCGGTGAAGCAGCGCTGTGCTCGGCTCAGCAGTGCGGCACTCAACCCTGTCGGTAATGGGCGAGTCGTCCTTGCGATTGCGTGGTTCGGGCGGATGCCAAGCGCGGCCAATGACTCATCGTTGGCTGACTCCAACTCGAAACCGGACTCCAAGTCGACAGGTTCCGCGACGGTGCGAATCTCACGTTCAACAAGGGTGCACTCGCTCGGCGAAGGGAACGGCGCACCGATGCTGGTTATTTCGTGGAGGCGCTTGCCGATTCTGCCGCCCGGCATTCTGAGCGAGTTGAGATAATCGAAGCCGGCGATTTGGAATGCAAGGTTCCTGCCGTCCGGGCATGCGCTCCACGTATCGGCTTGTGTCTGCCCGTCCGTCGACACAGAGACGAGTACTGCCTCATTGCGACACTGCAGCGAAATCTGCGTCCCATCGATGACTGCGTGTCCGATTATTGGACTGTCTATGGCGGGGTTCGTCCATTGGATCGGCTCGAACTGGCGATCGGCAACGGAGATGCTGCCGTCATCCTCGACCATGGCCACCTCTTTGGCGAGACCGTCTGCCTCGAGGTAGACGTCCGTAAAGCTGGATCGACGGGTGACCATCAGCATGGGTGGGGCCGGGGGCGGTGCATCCGATCGAAGCTTCTGTAGCAGCTTCCCTAAACTCATTGCGCGCTCTGGCTTTACATCCGCGTCGTCGAACTTCGGAATGTCGGCGATCGCGGCAGCATCGATGGCAGAGCCCGGAGCTGCTGCGATACTGAACTCTGTCTCGACTGTTGATGTCGAGCTGAGTCGTGCGCGGGTGCTGTCTTGTGCATCGCGACGCCCGGTCAGCC
The DNA window shown above is from Mycolicibacterium confluentis and carries:
- a CDS encoding IS256 family transposase, which encodes MTQDHSALLAQLDALRSADVGAVFAELIRAGLQALIEAEATEAIGAGRYQRTDGRSTHRNGHRPKTVSTTAGDIEIQIPKLRAGSFFPSLLERRRRIDKALHAVIMEAYVHGVSTRSVDDLVTAMGVGSGVSKSEVSRICAGLDREIEAFRTRSLTHTSFPYVFCDATFCKVRVGAHVVSQALVVATGVSIEGTREVLGTAVGDSESFEFWREFLASLKARGLSGVHLVISDAHAGLKAAVVQQFAGSSWQRCRVHFMRNLHGVVAAKHAPAVTAAVKTIFAHTDPADVAAQWDQVADTLSSSFPKVAAMMDEAKTDVLAFTAFPRTHWQKIWSNNPIERLNKEIKRRADVVEIFPNPAAFLRLATAVVIEAHDEWQVTRRYLSEVSMAELRKVIATKQQAAQPVAEPRQIA